The sequence GGGGCGTACGCAGGCGTGCCGTTGACGCGCGCGACCGGCTCGGGTCCTAGCTAGAGCGTGGGGTAGTCGGTGTAGCCCTTCGGACCCGGCGTGTAGAACGTGCCCATGTCGGGGGGGGTGATCTCGGCGCCCCTCCTCGCGCGCTCGACGAAGTCGGGATTGGCGAGGAACGGGCGCCCGAAGGCGACGAGGTCACCCTTCTTCTCGGCGAGATCGGCCTCGGCGCGGGCGGCGTCGTAGCCACCGGAGAGAATGAACGCGCCGCCGAACGCGCCGCGGAGCGCGGCCTTCAGGTCGGCGGAGACGGGCGGGGCGCCCATCGACGAATGATCGACGAGGTGCAAGTACGCGACGCCGAGCGCGCCGAGGGCCTTCGCCAGGTCGGTGAACTGAGCGTCGACTCCCTCGAACCCGCCCGTGGCGTTGAAGGCGCCATACGGCGACAGTCGAATGCCAACTCTGTCTCTGCCAATGGCGTCGGCCACGGCCCGAACCACCTCGAGCGCGAACCTATTGCGGCCCTCGGCCGAGCCGCCGTAGCCGTCGACCCGGGTGTTCACGTTGGCGTTCAAGAACTGCTCGATCAAGTAGCCATTTGCGCCGTGGACCTCGACACCGTCGAAGCCCGCCCGGAGGGCGTTCTTGGAGGCGGTCACGTGCTCCGCGACCGCGCGCTCGATGTCCGCAGACTCCATGGCCCGCGGCTTGCCATGGGGCTTCATTCCCGCCGCGTCGGTGTACATTTCGCCTGGGCAAGCCACGTCGGTCGGACCCACGATCTCGCCCCCGGCGGGAAGGTTGAGCTCCGCGGAGACGCGACCTGTGTGCATGAGCTGGGCGAAGATCTTCCCGCCCTTCGAGTGAACGGCCTCGGTCACGAGCTTCCAGCCCGCGACCTGCGCTTCGGAGTAGAGGCCGGGGATGCGCGGGTAGCCGAGGCCATTCGGTGAGGGGGAGGTGCCCTCGGTGACGATGAGGCCCGCGCCCGCGCGCTGCCCGTAATACTCCGCCATCAGCGCGTTCGGCGAGTTGCTCTCGACGGCGCGCGAGCGGGTCATGGGCGCCATCACGAGGCGGTTCTTCAGGGGGAGGCCAGCGAGCGTGGTGGGGTCGAAGAGCATCGGGGGAATCCTGTCGTAGAGGGGTCCGCACACCCTACGGATTCGCTTCCGAATCGGAAGTGCCAACTTTCGGAACGCACTGTTGATTCTGGAGGGACGATGTCCATCCAGCGGCCGAGGCCTCATCTTGCTTCGGGTGAGGTGGACCGCCGCTCACGCTCGCGGTGGTGCACGACCGCGGGCACGCCGCCCTTGGGGCGCAGCGTCGCGAACGCGTCGGCCTCGATGGGCTGCGTAGGCAGCTCGAAGCGCGCGCGTCGGAGGAGCGTCGCGAGGACCAGCGGGCCCTCCATCATCGCGAAGTGGTTTCCGATGCACACGCGCGGTCCCACGCCGAACGGCAGCCACGCCGACTTGTGCCGCGTGGCCTCGCGCTCGGGCAAGAAGCGATCGGGGTCGAAGCGGTCGGGTTCGGGCCACACGTCGGCGGACATGTGCAACCCGTAGGGGTTCACGAACACGATCGTCCGCTCCGGCAGCGCGACGCCCGCGATCTCGACAGGCTCGAGGGTCCGGCGGGGCAGCAGCACGACCGGCGGGTAGAGGCGCAGCGCCTCGCGGAACACGCGCGTCGTGTACGCCAGCCGCTCGGGCTCGTACGATGTGGGCCCCTCGGGGCCGAAGGCGTCGGCCTCGGCCTGCGCGCGGGCGAGCGCCTCGGGGTGCCGGCCGAGGAGGGAGAACGACCAGGCCAGCGCGTTGGCCGTGGTCTCGTGTCCCGCGACGAACAGCGTGTTCGCCTCGTCGCGCACCTGCTTGTCGCTCATGCCCTCGGTGCGGCCGCCCTCGACGTCGCGGACGAGGAGCAGCTTCGTGAGGAGATCGACGCGCTCCTGCGGGCTCGCGCGGCGATCGTCGATGAGCGCCTGCACGTAGGTGTCGAGGCGCTGCACGGCCGCGACGAGCTCAGGATCCCGGCGGCCCGGGAGCAAGATGGGGTCACGCAGCGCCTCCTCGAGCTTGGCCTGCACCGAGGCGAGCGGCGCGGGCACGACGGGCTGGAGCTTCTCGAGCAGCTCGATGAGGGTGATCTGAAGCGTGAGGTAGCTCGACGCCATTTGACCGTCGACCCACTTGAGCGCCACGGTGAGCGCGTGGCCGATGTCGTCGGCGTCGCCCGCGCTCTCGGCGCCGAAGAGCGTGGCGGCCACGACGCCCATCGCGATGCGGGTGGTGAGGCGCGACAGATCGACCCGCTCGCCATCGGCCACCTCGGCGAGCGCCCGGCGGGCGACGTCGCTCATCGTCGGGGCGTAGCCGGCCAGCGGCTGCGCGTGAAAGAGCGGCGACATGAGGCGGCGCTGCTTCTTCCAGAGGTCGCCCTCGCTCGTGAAGAGCCCGTCGCCCGCGAGCTCGTGCAAGAGCACCCGGATCCCTGGCGACTTTTCGAACGATTTCGCGTGCTCGACGAGCACCGCGTGCGCGGTCTCGGGGGCGCTCGCCATCACGACCCACCGGTGCAGGAAGCGCAGCCTCGAGAGGGGGCCGGTCTCGCCCACCGTGCGCAGGAAGCGCAGCCGGTCGTCCTGAAAGAGGTGCACGTGACCGAGGACGTTGCCGCCGGGCACCACGGGGAGCTCGTCGATGGACATACGCTCGAGAGTACGCGCGATACCCCACGACGCGAGCGGCGATCCGCGACGGCGCCGACGCGGGCCCAAGCGCGGCCTTTTTGGCTATTCACCAGCCCCCAAAGCCGAGAGACTCACCGCGCGAGGTCTTTCCATGCAGCGCTCCGTCTGGCTTCTCGGCGTCTTCATCACGCTCCTGGCGCTCGGTTGCCCCGGTCAGAAGCCCCCCGTCGCGCCGCCTGGCCCGGAGGTCGCGAAGGCCCCCGAGGAAGAGAAGATCGTGTGGCGCCTCTCCAAGAGCGGCCTCGGCTTCCGCCTGAGCCAGGCGGACACGGACACGCCCCACAAGGCGACGCGCGGCGCGGTGACGACGCCGCTCGACGAGAAAGACACGGCGAAGCTCCTCGCGCGGCTCGCGCCCATCAAAACCGAGCCCGAGGACGTGGTGCCGTTCGCGATGCGCGCCAAGTCGCTGCCGCCGCCCGTCACCGGAGAGACGGTGCGCGAGCCCTTCCCGCCGCCCCCGGGCCCGCCGCCCGCCGAGGTCGCGCGCGGGCCGCTCAAGGTGGAGCGGGCGCTGCCCAAAGGAGAGGTGCCGATCGCGCCGCACCTGGCCGTGACGTTCTCGCAGGCGATGGTCCCCATCACGTCGCACACCGAGCTCGCGAAGCTGCCCTCGCCGGTGCGCCTCAGCCCACAGCCGCCGGGAGAGTGGCGGTGGCTCGGCACGCAGACGGTGGTCTTCCAGCCTGAAGCGCGCTTCCCGATGGCCACCGAGTACAGCGTCGAGATCCCCGCGGGCACCCGCTCGCTCGCCGGCGGCGCGCTGGAGAAGGCAGAGCGCTTCACCTTCAGCACGCCGCCTCCGCGGGTCGTGGGGATGTGGCCGAGCGGCAGCGAGGTCAATGCGGATCCGCTCATGTTCATTGAGTTCGACCAGGCCGTGGAGCCGTCGCGCGTCCTGCCCTTCCTCGAGCTCGGCGGCACGACGGGAAACGTGAAGCTGCGCCTCGCCTCCGACGACGAGATCGCCAAGGAGAAGGGCATCGCCCTCCGGCTCGAGCGGGGGGAGAAGGGCCGCGCGTTCGCGTTCAAGGCCGAGCAACCCCTTCCTCTCGCGTCGAGCTTCGGCCTCGTCGCGCGGAAGGGCACCCCTTCGGCCGAGGGGCCTCGCGGCGCCGCCGCCGACCACCGCCAGACTTTCTCCACGTAC comes from Myxococcales bacterium and encodes:
- a CDS encoding cytochrome P450; translation: MSIDELPVVPGGNVLGHVHLFQDDRLRFLRTVGETGPLSRLRFLHRWVVMASAPETAHAVLVEHAKSFEKSPGIRVLLHELAGDGLFTSEGDLWKKQRRLMSPLFHAQPLAGYAPTMSDVARRALAEVADGERVDLSRLTTRIAMGVVAATLFGAESAGDADDIGHALTVALKWVDGQMASSYLTLQITLIELLEKLQPVVPAPLASVQAKLEEALRDPILLPGRRDPELVAAVQRLDTYVQALIDDRRASPQERVDLLTKLLLVRDVEGGRTEGMSDKQVRDEANTLFVAGHETTANALAWSFSLLGRHPEALARAQAEADAFGPEGPTSYEPERLAYTTRVFREALRLYPPVVLLPRRTLEPVEIAGVALPERTIVFVNPYGLHMSADVWPEPDRFDPDRFLPEREATRHKSAWLPFGVGPRVCIGNHFAMMEGPLVLATLLRRARFELPTQPIEADAFATLRPKGGVPAVVHHRERERRSTSPEAR
- a CDS encoding alkene reductase, whose amino-acid sequence is MLFDPTTLAGLPLKNRLVMAPMTRSRAVESNSPNALMAEYYGQRAGAGLIVTEGTSPSPNGLGYPRIPGLYSEAQVAGWKLVTEAVHSKGGKIFAQLMHTGRVSAELNLPAGGEIVGPTDVACPGEMYTDAAGMKPHGKPRAMESADIERAVAEHVTASKNALRAGFDGVEVHGANGYLIEQFLNANVNTRVDGYGGSAEGRNRFALEVVRAVADAIGRDRVGIRLSPYGAFNATGGFEGVDAQFTDLAKALGALGVAYLHLVDHSSMGAPPVSADLKAALRGAFGGAFILSGGYDAARAEADLAEKKGDLVAFGRPFLANPDFVERARRGAEITPPDMGTFYTPGPKGYTDYPTL